The following nucleotide sequence is from Luteibaculum oceani.
AATGCCGGTAGGTTTTCTATTAGTGAGAAACTTGGTTTACCACCAATGTTCATTGGCCAATCTACAATCATAAAATAACGCATTGCAACGATAGCAAGTGTCATTCCGATTAAACCATAGATAAAGGCCATATCACCTAAACGGGTTGGTTTTACACCGATAATAGGATCGATTCCGTGGATAGGGAATGGAGAGAATACATCTCTAACTCTAACTCCCTTGTCAACTAATGACTTCGCACTGTTCATTAATGCTCCATCATCGTCGTACATCGCGTATATTACTTTTTCGTTTTTTGCCATGTCTTTAAACCTTAGTGAGATTCATCGTTTTTATACGCCTCTCCAGATGATTTTAAGATTGTTTTTAGCTCGTTAAGTGCTAACACTGGGAAATATCTTGCAAACAATAAGAAGAATGTAAAGAATAACCCAAGCGTTCCAATGAATACCCCTATATCAATAAATGTAGGGTAGAACATTGTCCAAGAAGATGGAAGGTAATCTCTGTGTAACGAGGTAACGATAATTACAAATCTCTCGAACCACATCCCGATGTTTACTACAATCGAAAGGATGAAAGTTGCAAATAAGTTGGTTCTAATTTTCTTGAACCAGAACAACTGAGGAGAGATAACGTTACAAGTCATCATACACCAGTATGCCCAAGCATAAGGTCCTGAGAAACGGTTAATGAATGCGTAAGATTCGTATTCAACACCGGAGTACCAAGAAACAAATAGCTCTGTTAAGTATGCAACCCCAACGATAGATCCTGTTACAATAATTACAATGTTCATGTACTCAACATGCTTAATTGTAATGTATGGCTCAAGGTGCATAGCCTTTCTCATGATTAACAATAGGGTAAGTACCATTGCAAATCCAGAGAATACCGCTCCTGATACGAAGTAAGGAGGGAAAATAGTGGTGTGCCAACCAGGGATAACCGAGGTAGCAAAGTCCATAGATACAATAGAGTGAACCGAGAATACAAGTGGAGTTGCAAGACCTGCTAAAACCAAAGATACTTCCTCGAAGCGATTCCAGTGTTTTGCGTTACCACTCCATCCGAAAGAAAGCATTCCATAAACCTTCTTTTTAATTGGATCGGTTACTTTATCTCTAATCGTTGCGAAATCAGGAATTAATCCAATGTACCAGAATACTAGGGATACAGAGAAATAAGTAGAAATCGCAAATACGTCCCATAGAAGTGGAGAGTTAAAGTTCACCCACAGTGATCCGAATTGGTTTGGTAGAGGTAATACCCAGTATGCCATCCAAATACGTCCCATGTGAATTCCAGGGAAAAGGGCTGCCATCATTACCGCGAAGATGGTCATCGCTTCTGCAGAACGGTTAATTGCCATTCTCCATTTCTGACGGAAAAGTAAAAGTACGGCAGAAATAAGTGTTCCTGCGTGTCCAATACCTACCCACCATACGAAGTTGGTGATATCCCAAGCCCAACCTACTGTTTTGTTAAGCCCCCATACACCGATACCGGTTCCGATAAGGTAAAGGATACATCCTATACCCCAAAGACCAACAATAGCGGCAATGGATAATAATATGTACCAAGGACGAGGAGCTTTATCCTCAATTGGTTTTACCACATCCTCGGTAATGTCATGATAGGTCTTGTGACCTAAAATTAACGGTTCTCTTATCGCTGCTTCTTTATGCATCTGAATCCTGTTTAAGCTTCGCTATGCTGCTCAGCGTTTCTAACTTTAACTTGATAGTAGATATTTGGACGAGTACCAACTTCTTCTAGCACGTTGTATGCACGGTTACCATCAGCAAGTTTTCTTACTCTTGAGTTCTTATCATTAAGATCTCCAAATACAATTGCATCTGTAGGACAAGCCTCAGCACAAGCCGACTGAACTTCTCCATCCTTAACTGGTCTTCCTGCTTTCTTAGCATCTAATTTACCAGCTTGGATACGCTGAACACAAAGGCTACACTTCTCCATAACCCCTCTAGAACGAACAGTTACGTCTGGGTTTAATACCATACGGCCCATTTCGTCTTGTGCAGGGTTAACCTCTGTAAATTTCTTGTATGCTTTGTAGTTAAACCAGTTGAAACGACGTACTTTATAAGGACAGTTGTTAGCACAGTAACGTGTACCAATACAACGGTTATAAGTCATCTGATTTAACCCTTCGTTACTATGTGTAGTTGCAGCTACTGGACAAACTGTCTCACAAGGTGCGTGATTACAGTGCTGACACATCATTGGCATGTGAACTACCGAAGGATTCTGTTCTGGAATTTCCATTGCTCCGTAGCTGAAATCTCCACCTTCTTCCCTTACTTTCTCCTCAGCGGAAGAGAAGTAACGGTCGATACGCATCCAGTGCATATCACGGCTTCTACGAATTTCATCTTTACCTACTACAGGAACGTTATTCTCTGAGTGACAAGCGGTAATACATGATCCACAACCAATACAAGTTGAAAGATCAATACTCATACCCCAACGGTGTCCAACACCTTCAACTGGGTGAGCATCCCAAAGATCGACCTCAGATACAGGCACTTTTTCCATTCCATTTTCAGTATGGATAGGAAGGGTGTGTCCATGGTTGTAATCGTGTTTATGTCCGTGTTGGAAAACTCCAAGTGTAGTTTCCTTTACTACAGACTCTCTTCCCATTACGGTATGGTGCGTTTGAGTACATGCCAAAGGATATTCTTCTCCAGTAGCAGCCACGGTAGCTCCAAATGCAGCATCGATATGAGTTGCACCGAAGGCAGCAGCCATTTGAACAACACGCTTTCCGATAGCAACTTTGTTACCGTTTTCTCCCTCTACGTATCCACCATACTCTCCAGTTTGGAAAGCAGATTTACCAATGTTTTCACCATTTGCTCCACGACCATATCCTAATGCGATACCGATAGTACCTGGAGTTTGTCCTGGTTGTGGGAAAACAGGAAGTTTTAATTCATTTCCATTAACCGAAACGGTTACTAGACTCGCTGGTAATTCTTGACCAATTTCCCCATTTAATCCCATTTGCTCAACATCAGAAGGAGCCATGGTTACGTAGTTATCCCACGTTACTTTAGAAATTGGATCTGGCATCTCTTGTAGCCATGGGTTAGCAGCCTGAGCTCCTGAACCAATACCAACCTTGTGGTAGAATTTAACTTCTATTCCATCCACTGGTTTGGCTAACTTAGAAATTGCACTTGCAGTTGCGCTAGCATCGAAATCAGTCCAAGAAAGACTTTCAGACTTAACCGCTCCTTTGGCAACACCATCGTGAAGACTTTGGTGCCAGAAATCTGCAGCTAAACCAATTTTACCAGTTGCAGCGAAAATATTCTCTTGCCAGTTCTTTTTCATGTATGCATGGAAAGAATCCGCAGACCCCATCCAAGCTAATAAACTCTCTTCGAACTGACGTGTCTTATATAATGGATTAATTGCCGGTTGAGTTAAACTTAATTCGCCAACTCTTGCTTCGGCATCCTTCCAAGACTCTAAATAGTTATGGTCCGGTGCAATTGCAGTACAATTTGCGGCCGTTTCATCAGCGTACTCAGCAATAGCAACTGAGAAAGCTACTTTTTTCAATCCAGCTAGGAATTTATCCCCGTTAGCTAAATAGTATGCAGGGTTAGTTCCTGCGATTATAACCGCACCATAAGCACCTGAATTCATATCAGCAATAAGTTGCGAAACCTCGCTATCCATTTGCTGCCCCAGGTTAATTGGTTGGTTAGTATCTAGAGTAGAACCATAGTTACCCAATAATTTATTGGTGGCAACTACTAATTCTTGTACTTCTTTCAGTTTAGATCCAGAAACAAAAAGAGAAGCCCCTTTTGCAGACCATAAATCCTCGGCTACCTTTTTAGTTTTTGCAGCCCAATCTCCTGTACTAACAGAAACAGAGCTTGCTCCAGCCTTAGCAGCGATGTGATTATAAATTGCAGCTACCACTAACCCCTCTTCAGAAGGCTTCATCATCATTCTAACATCTGCGTTAGAACCAGATAAAGACATGGTGGTTTCAATTTGATAGTGCTTTGATAAACCAGACTCTGGATTTCTCAATTCAGCATAACCCTTTGTAAAGGCAGCTGGATAAACCCAATCGTTTAGGAAGTCTGCATTAACGGCAACTAAAGTTTTTGCCTTTGCAAAGTCGTAGAAAGGAATAATAGCCTTCCCAGTGTGGCTTTCATGTGCTTCTCTTATGGCAGAGAATGAATTTGCATCGATAGTTACATGGTTAAAGCTCTCGCCTTCACCGTTGTATTTCGCAGCAAATTCTGCAACAAGCTTGTTTGCACTTGGGCTAATGATGGAATTGCTAACTAAAGCAACTTTCTTCCCAGCAGAAACAGCCTTCTCTAGCTCACCCACAACTTTAGCATCTAACTGCCCCCAGGTTGTTGCCTCACCTTTTAACTGTGGCTGTTGAACTCTTGCTGTATTGTAAAGATTTAAAACAGAAGCGTTAATTCTTGCATTAACCGCCCCTTTTGTAAATCCATTTTTATTCCCCTTGATGTGAATTGGTCTACCCTCACGAGTTTTAACCATTACGTTTGCAAAATCAAATCCGTCGTAAAAAGAAGACGCATAGAAATTTGCTACACCCGGAGTAATGTCCTCTGGTTTGTTAACGTAAGGAATAGACTTAATTACAGGAGCCTCACATGCTGCAACAGTTGCCGCTGTGATAGAGAATCCCATGAATTTGAGGAAATCTCTTCTTGAAGTTGAAGAAGAAGATTGCTCTTGGTTCGATAAGAATTCCTCTACAGGAACTTCCTCACTGAATTCCTTATTGGCTTTTACTTGAAAAGCTTCAGTTTGATGAAGCTCTTCTAAACCTTTCCAGTATTTTTTATTCATCGATGCCATAGGCCTTAGTTCGAACAATGATTAATAGTGACACTTAGCACATTCAATACCACCTAATTCGCTGGCAGTAATTTGCTCATCACCATTTAAATATTTCTTAAGTTCTTCTGGAGTTAATCTGTTATGAATTTCGTCGTAATAGCCGTTATCAGCCATTTTAACCTCGGTTTCTCTGTGACAGTTAATACACCATCCCATAGTAAGTGGAGCATGTTGTTGTGCAACATCCATCTTCTCCACTTCACCGTGACATTCTTGACACTCTATCTCACCAACTACTACGTGCTGAGAGTGATTGAAGTAAACGTGATCTGGAAGGTTGTGCACTTTCACCCACTTGATAGGCTGTGTCTCACCTGTATATGACCTAGTTTCTTTATCCCAACCAACAGCAGCATAAATTTTGTTGATTTCTTTTTCACCAGTAATCTTCCCTTTAGCAACCGCTGTATGACAGTTCATACAAATGTTCGCTGTAGGAATTCCTGCGTGTTTAGATTTCTCTGCCGAGTTATGACAGTAAACACAGTTAATCTGATTCTGACCAGCGTGTACTTTATGGCTAAACCAAATTGGTTGTTCTGGCTTATACCCTTCGTAAACACCAACACCAGAAAGACCATACCACCCTTCTCTCAAGACCGCTACAAGAGCAACCACGATTAAGAAGATAACTAGTAATTGATTTTTTCTTACCCACAATCTAAATGCGTCGGCATAGGTATTTGGACCGTCGTATTCCTTACCTGCTTCGCGAGCAACTGCCATTGCCATCGCTCTCCTTGCACCTGCAAGCGAGAAAATAGCAATAACCAGAATTAATGCTAACAATGCAGTTAATACGTACCAGGTAGTATCGGTATCTGCCGAAGTAGCCTCTCCACCTTCAGCCTCTACTGGCCCAGCAGCTGCTACCGGAGGTTGATACGCCTCTACATAATCAAGAATAGCGTCGATCTCCTCGTTGTTAACCGCTTGCGCTGGCATAACCCCGGAAGATTTCCAATTCTTGTACAACTCATTCGCATAAGCGTCGCCAGAGTTCAATACCTTTTGAGGATTCTTGATCCACTGATACAACAACTCTTCGCGCCCTGCCCAACGCTCTCTCGCACCTTTTAGTCCCGGACCCGTTAAAGGTTCTTCTGTAGGTCTGTGACAAGAAGCACAGTTTCCTTTAAACAAAATTTCCCCGTTCGGTTGCGCTAAAAGTGATGCAGAGGAAAAAAGAAGGGCTGTAAAAACTAGCAATAGACGTAGCTTGCTTCCTGAAATGACCCTACTCAAACTCACCATATAATTTGGATTAAGCGGATTTCTAATCCTCGATTTCGTGTCGGCAAATTTAATAGAAAGTGCCTTTCTGCTTACTTTATTCATAGGATTTTGAGATGGGTTAGTCAATTTATAATCTTTCTAAATTAATGTTAAGCTAGTCTAATCTTCCACTACTGAACCCCGTTCAGCGTTCCACATAAACCACTTACACCATACTCATAACCAATTTTTGATAATTTGGTTTGCTGTGTAAGTGGTTCTTTAAATGCACTTTGTACTTTTGTTTTGAACTTTTGATTTATGGCAATCCGTATCCTATCTATTCTTGTTTTTGCAGTTGGTTTTTCATTTTCTTCTTGGGGGCAAAGTCCTG
It contains:
- a CDS encoding DUF3341 domain-containing protein, whose protein sequence is MAKNEKVIYAMYDDDGALMNSAKSLVDKGVRVRDVFSPFPIHGIDPIIGVKPTRLGDMAFIYGLIGMTLAIVAMRYFMIVDWPMNIGGKPSFSLIENLPAFVPITFEFTVLCAAHGMAITYLLRCKTVPFAPARNPDPRTTDDKFVMEIRTEDNHQVSASELSEWVSATNPFELEEKDYEVAEEDKY
- the nrfD gene encoding NrfD/PsrC family molybdoenzyme membrane anchor subunit — its product is MHKEAAIREPLILGHKTYHDITEDVVKPIEDKAPRPWYILLSIAAIVGLWGIGCILYLIGTGIGVWGLNKTVGWAWDITNFVWWVGIGHAGTLISAVLLLFRQKWRMAINRSAEAMTIFAVMMAALFPGIHMGRIWMAYWVLPLPNQFGSLWVNFNSPLLWDVFAISTYFSVSLVFWYIGLIPDFATIRDKVTDPIKKKVYGMLSFGWSGNAKHWNRFEEVSLVLAGLATPLVFSVHSIVSMDFATSVIPGWHTTIFPPYFVSGAVFSGFAMVLTLLLIMRKAMHLEPYITIKHVEYMNIVIIVTGSIVGVAYLTELFVSWYSGVEYESYAFINRFSGPYAWAYWCMMTCNVISPQLFWFKKIRTNLFATFILSIVVNIGMWFERFVIIVTSLHRDYLPSSWTMFYPTFIDIGVFIGTLGLFFTFFLLFARYFPVLALNELKTILKSSGEAYKNDESH
- a CDS encoding TAT-variant-translocated molybdopterin oxidoreductase, which produces MNKKYWKGLEELHQTEAFQVKANKEFSEEVPVEEFLSNQEQSSSSTSRRDFLKFMGFSITAATVAACEAPVIKSIPYVNKPEDITPGVANFYASSFYDGFDFANVMVKTREGRPIHIKGNKNGFTKGAVNARINASVLNLYNTARVQQPQLKGEATTWGQLDAKVVGELEKAVSAGKKVALVSNSIISPSANKLVAEFAAKYNGEGESFNHVTIDANSFSAIREAHESHTGKAIIPFYDFAKAKTLVAVNADFLNDWVYPAAFTKGYAELRNPESGLSKHYQIETTMSLSGSNADVRMMMKPSEEGLVVAAIYNHIAAKAGASSVSVSTGDWAAKTKKVAEDLWSAKGASLFVSGSKLKEVQELVVATNKLLGNYGSTLDTNQPINLGQQMDSEVSQLIADMNSGAYGAVIIAGTNPAYYLANGDKFLAGLKKVAFSVAIAEYADETAANCTAIAPDHNYLESWKDAEARVGELSLTQPAINPLYKTRQFEESLLAWMGSADSFHAYMKKNWQENIFAATGKIGLAADFWHQSLHDGVAKGAVKSESLSWTDFDASATASAISKLAKPVDGIEVKFYHKVGIGSGAQAANPWLQEMPDPISKVTWDNYVTMAPSDVEQMGLNGEIGQELPASLVTVSVNGNELKLPVFPQPGQTPGTIGIALGYGRGANGENIGKSAFQTGEYGGYVEGENGNKVAIGKRVVQMAAAFGATHIDAAFGATVAATGEEYPLACTQTHHTVMGRESVVKETTLGVFQHGHKHDYNHGHTLPIHTENGMEKVPVSEVDLWDAHPVEGVGHRWGMSIDLSTCIGCGSCITACHSENNVPVVGKDEIRRSRDMHWMRIDRYFSSAEEKVREEGGDFSYGAMEIPEQNPSVVHMPMMCQHCNHAPCETVCPVAATTHSNEGLNQMTYNRCIGTRYCANNCPYKVRRFNWFNYKAYKKFTEVNPAQDEMGRMVLNPDVTVRSRGVMEKCSLCVQRIQAGKLDAKKAGRPVKDGEVQSACAEACPTDAIVFGDLNDKNSRVRKLADGNRAYNVLEEVGTRPNIYYQVKVRNAEQHSEA
- a CDS encoding c-type cytochrome; the protein is MNKVSRKALSIKFADTKSRIRNPLNPNYMVSLSRVISGSKLRLLLVFTALLFSSASLLAQPNGEILFKGNCASCHRPTEEPLTGPGLKGARERWAGREELLYQWIKNPQKVLNSGDAYANELYKNWKSSGVMPAQAVNNEEIDAILDYVEAYQPPVAAAGPVEAEGGEATSADTDTTWYVLTALLALILVIAIFSLAGARRAMAMAVAREAGKEYDGPNTYADAFRLWVRKNQLLVIFLIVVALVAVLREGWYGLSGVGVYEGYKPEQPIWFSHKVHAGQNQINCVYCHNSAEKSKHAGIPTANICMNCHTAVAKGKITGEKEINKIYAAVGWDKETRSYTGETQPIKWVKVHNLPDHVYFNHSQHVVVGEIECQECHGEVEKMDVAQQHAPLTMGWCINCHRETEVKMADNGYYDEIHNRLTPEELKKYLNGDEQITASELGGIECAKCHY